From a single Brettanomyces bruxellensis chromosome 5, complete sequence genomic region:
- a CDS encoding uncharacterized protein (BUSCO:EOG092624JL) has translation MHPSQTDPYDNLSISAVKQKHKLSKKASKMFITAESIIPDGLLDRQEPISSLTAENVENTETGFISEQPSLYEESIEPDNQQIKKIKSTGVLNTETGGPRLEINKGDNQTSHHKQNISTDEPTVTWSNTGSHSSSINITNSNGAFVDSPSFLSPYINDTQNHTSSGSLEQSSILDRLSLVESVTHTPSSCASMAPFTNFGFTPDFSDHKATERVFFSKKKHFFILSSAGKPIYSMNGCDDIVTVYAGIIQTIVSFFQYHPDGSSQHIHSVTAKDGIGKTVKLVFADRSPILLMTSSSTGESDAQLAQQLDIIYSFLIATLSKPHIEKVYEKRDNFDLRSILGKADISCLDAICNDLTNFGNPGAIVGGLECLNIRHKTRKKLDGIFLKHRSENLLYGLLVAPNGRLVSVLRPRLHTLHSLDLMLLFSMIYNTNTFKSTVEEGTDHPSGTMPLATNEDFWVPICLPKFNPNGFLYAFIQLVEMKDELLLKLHDLNTDVLGNQYSYANNNLGKGTQLAVILISVFKDTFFEMRKASHAIVQDIKLNRTIFRELYKSVVGTQGSDGTTGFPNGRVSPIEIPAPLIKHFIFKSRRYTQFVSSNLQGSKVEMRTQDDIKVKGQIMELYSHLRSRQMQNVSIKATGNQVEGIGNTLSTSQKEKYVDIIEWSVNGDLVTGVLISSPSYDLYAISNGGVINRASLLKSCKRIVRWCLDNSDRLLIKTGATF, from the coding sequence ATGCATCCATCTCAGACTGATCCATATGACAACTTGTCCATTAGTGCAGTAAAGCAGAAGCATAAGCTCTCCAAGAAGGCTTCTAAAATGTTCATTACCGCTGAAAGCATAATCCCTGACGGTCTATTGGATCGACAAGAACCAATTTCATCTTTAACCGCAGAGAATGtagaaaatacagaaaCAGGTTTCATTTCAGAGCAACCATCTTTATACGAAGAATCTATTGAACCGGATAACCAACAGATTaagaagataaaatcaACCGGGGTGTTAAATACTGAAACTGGAGGACCAAGACTGGAGATTAACAAAGGTGATAATCAAACGTCTCACcacaaacaaaatataagcACAGATGAGCCAACTGTGACTTGGTCAAATACGGGAAGTCATTCATCAAGCATTAATATTACAAATAGCAATGGTGCATTTGTCGACTCGCCAAGTTTTCTTTCCCCATACATTAACGATACACAAAATCATACATCTAGTGGGTCTTTAGAGCAATCTTCAATACTGGATAGGTTGTCATTGGTAGAGTCTGTTACGCACACACCTTCATCCTGTGCATCTATGGCACCATTCACAAATTTTGGTTTTACACCTGATTTCTCTGATCACAAAGCGACCGAAAGGGtgttcttttccaaaaaaaagcatttcttTATCCTCTCTTCCGCTGGAAAACCGATTTATTCGATGAATGGCTGCGATGACATTGTTACAGTCTATGCTGGCATTATACAAACAatagtttcattttttcagTATCATCCTGACGGTAGTTCTCAACATATTCATTCCGTCACGGCCAAAGACGGCATTGGTAAAACGGTGAAATTAGTATTTGCAGATCGATCTCCAATTTTATTGATGACCTCATCATCGACTGGGGAGTCAGATGCTCAATTGGCTCAGCAACTTGATATAATATACAGCTTTCTTATTGCAACACTCAGCAAACCTCATATTGAGAAGGTCTATGAGAAAAGGGACAACTTTGATTTGAGGAGCATTTTGGGAAAAGCTGATATTTCATGCTTGGACGCCATTTGTAACGATTTAACAAATTTTGGGAATCCTGGTGCCATTGTTGGTGGTCTTGAATGTCTTAATATCAGGCATAAAACCAGAAAGAAGTTGGATGGCATTTTTCTGAAGCATAGGTCTGAAAACTTGCTATATGGGTTGCTAGTGGCACCAAATGGAAGATTGGTCAGTGTGCTTAGGCCAAGACTACACACTCTTCATTCATTGGATCTTATGTTGCTATTCTCGATGATCTACAACACCAATACTTTCAAGTCAACTGTTGAAGAAGGTACCGACCATCCCAGCGGTACTATGCCTTTAGCGACAAATGAGGACTTTTGGGTCCCGATATGTCTGCCAAAATTTAATCCTAACGGATTTCTCTACGCTTTCATTCAACTCGTAGAGATGAAAGATGAGCTATTGCTAAAATTGCACGATCTAAACACCGATGTACTTGGAAATCAATATTCATATGCCAATAACAACTTAGGTAAGGGAACACAGCTGGCTGTTATTCTAATCAGTGTCTTCAAAGACACATTTTTTGAGATGAGAAAAGCTTCCCATGCCATAGTCCAGGATATTAAACTCAATAGAACTATATTCAGAGAGTTGTATAAATCTGTGGTCGGAACACAGGGGTCGGATGGTACCACTGGTTTCCCAAATGGTCGAGTTTCACCAATTGAAATACCTGCTCCATTAATCAAgcattttatatttaaaagCAGGCGCTATACACAATTTGTATCTTCTAATTTACAAGGCAGCAAGGTTGAGATGAGAACGCAGGATGACATTAAAGTCAAAGGTCAGATCATGGAGTTATATTCACATCTGAGATCAAGGCAAATGCAGAATGTCTCCATTAAGGCTACCGGAAACCAGGTTGAGGGAATTGGTAACACGTTAAGCACAAGTCAAAAGGAGAAATACGTGGATATTATTGAATGGAGTGTTAATGGTGACTTGGTAACCGGAGTTTTAATATCATCGCCATCCTATGATCTATATGCCATAAGTAATGGGGGTGTGATTAATAGGGCCAGTCTTTTGAAGTCCTGCAAAAGGATTGTTAGATGGTGTTTAGATAATTCAGACAGGTTG